The DNA segment TTTTTAAAGTAACTGTACCAGTTTCTAGTTCAACCAGAACTGCCACTGTGCCACATTCTTGCTAACATGTGGTTGgtctttttagtttttggtgAATAGTGGTATCTCTTTGCggttttactttttcattttcttgatgactgACAAAGTTGAGTACCTTTGCATATGCCTATTGGCCATTTAGGAAGCGctcatttttctcttggtttgtTTATTATGATTTGTGGGTGTTTTTGAAATATTCTGGAGATGAATTCTCTGTTGAATATAAGAATTGAAAATCTCCTCTCCGAATTTGtgggatatattttcatttccactgGTGTGTCATTTGATACAAAAtccttcattttaatatttttcactttatcaGATTTTATGGTTGGCACTTTTTGCGTGTTATATAAGAATGCTTCGTCTACTCCAAAGTCTGGAAATGTTGTCatgtaattttcttctaaaagtatgATTGTTTGACCTTTCACGTTCAGATTTGTAATGCATTTGGAATTGATTTCGGAGTGGGatcaaaactattattttttttctgtaagcctATCTGGTTAActcagaaccatttattgaataaatcatCATTTCTTATCTGTACTGCAGTGTGAGTTTGTCACTAATCAGGTGACTAAGCATGTGTGAGTCTGTCTCTGGACTCTCTTCTGTTCAATTGGtcagtttgtctctctttcatcAATAACACATTGTCATATTTATGATGGCTTTACAATAGTTTTATAATAATGATCCCTCAAGTTTTGTTCTTATTCTTCTGTTCCTGTTATCAATTTATTGTCTCTTAGTTCCACATTTGTCCTTCATTGCTTAGTCTCTGAAATGGAAATggtctctttaaatgtttttttttcccttgcctgcCGGCTCAAAGTTCAGTTTTGTCAGTAGAGGGCGCCAGAGAGACATTGCAAGAGAAGGGTTTGGCTTCCTGGTTCTGCCAGTTCTGAAACGCGTGGCTTctgtggcggggagggggtgggggagggaacaggTCCTGCTACCCAGCGCCAGGGCCCTTTGGTGCCTGGTGGCCAGCAGCACCCAGAAGCCTGCTGCTTCCCCAGTATTCTCCTTTGAGGGGTTCTGTAGTCGCGTGACTCCAGTGAGACACCTTTCTGAGCCGCATTCCCTAGCCCTGTGAATTTCCAGCAGTTTTCACTGCCCCACCACAAgcactcttttttccattttgtgagcCAAGGTCATAGTAAGGTCTTAGACCTGCTGGGACATCTTCCTGTGTGTTCTGTTTCACCCTAAGGGTAAGAGTATTCCTCACATCTGCTATCTActatagtttttagttttttacttcTAGCTAATTACTGTAAGTAGTTCTTTGAATTAAACTTTCCTAGGTCAAATTACtgtgtggtttctttctcttGATTGTATCCAGGCTGATAGAACATctttataataatgttttaattaattaattaattgattgattaatttattaattaataatgatGTCTTCTATAATAATGGtgtatttttctgtttagttATTCTGTTCCTGTAATCATATGATAGatttattctgaaatttttcatgtatattgATGTAAAGAGTATCTTTTGcatttgttattaattttgcGGTTGTTCTGAGACAGAAATCTAATAGATTTTTGACAATTTACCTTTTATCCACTGAGCTTGCTAAATTCACACATGAATGCTAATAGTGTATCTGTAtaatcttccttatttttctcatacaCAATCATGCTTATGCAAAGAActaggtttattttttcctttctaatccttACACTTTTTATTCCTGTATCTTGACTTATTGCATACCTAGATTTGAGACCTTTggtacaatattgaatagaacTGGTAATAACAAATACTTTGCTCTTggaaaaatttttcattataacaCCATTAAATATGCATGTTGTGTTTGTTTATTACTAGATAGGCTGTTGGATTACggaaaatttattatatttctggttaagtttttttttttttaaatcatgagtgGGTGTCAAATTTTAGGTATTTTCTCCTTGAATTGATagcatcatattatttttatcttttttgttcattAATATGCCAAATTACATTGTGTTTTCAATGTAAAGACACCATGCATTACTACAATGAACCTGTCATTGTATGTACTATCCTTTTTATTTATCGGTAGGTTCAATTTGCTAATACTGTGTTTaagatttttgtatatatattgatattagtttatagttttcctttcttgtcgTATAATATCTTTGTCAGTTTTGTATTTGGGTTATCCTGATGTCAAGAGTTTGGAAGTGAGGAGGTGAGGAAGTAAAGCAgatagaaggaaaatgaaatctttaaggCAAGATAGTACTGGGAAACAAATGACCCCAAGTTTGTAGCAGGGAGAGGCTGCAGAAGAAGAGCAGGAAGAGCAatgaaggagaggaaaacagagtcAAACCTTAATGTCCTTCAGGTGAGATAGCTCTGGCTCCCTGGTCTTCCTGACCAGCCACCCAATATGGGCGATGCTCACTGCTTTTAGAGGTGGGCCCCTTATCTAGCTACAGGAACAtctcaaatgacaaaaaaaaacacacaaaactttgGCCATTTCAGTACCTGGAGCCTGGAGTACAGGGCTTAGGGCTTTTCTCCACACAGATCTGGCAATAATTTCATCCACTTATTGTTACTACCACCCTACGACTTGGGTGATGGGACTATCCTGTCTTTATATCTCTCCATCTTCCATTTTTCCCCCTGTAAACAGACCCCCAAGTCTTTTTAAGATgatttatttccatgtaaataTATAGTATTCTCAAAAATTTATGAGAAtatcagtatatttttatatatgtgtatttttttcaaaaaaattttgatttatttatttttaatttacatccaaattagcacatagtgcaatatgatttcaggagtagattccagttattcatcccctatgtgtaacacccagtgtcATCCCAAagagtgctctccttaatgcccatcacccatttagcccatgtccccagccacagcccctccagcaaccctcagtttgttctctgtatttaaaagtctcttgttttgtccccctccctgtttttatattatttttgcttcccttcccttatgtccatctgttctgtatcttaaattccacatatgagtgaagtcatatgatatttgtctttctctgacttatttcacttagtataataccctctagtttcatccatgttgttgcgaatgacaagatttcattctttttgattgccaagtaatactccattttatatatatatatatatatatatatatatatatatatatatatacacatatatacacacaccacatcttctatatccattcatccactgacgaacatttggtctctttccatacttttgctattgttgatgctgctgctataaacattggggtgcatgtgccccttcgaaacaacacacctgtatcccttggataaatacctagtagtgcaattgctgggtcatagggtagttctatttttaacttaaaaatttttttttaatgtttatttattttgaaggagagagagacagagcatgagtgggggaggggcagagagagagagggagacacagaatgtgaagtgggctccaggctctgagctgtcagcacagagcccaatgcagggctcaaacccacaagccgtgagatcatgacctaagccgaagtcggacgcttaactgactgagccacccaggcgcccctatttttaactttttgaggaactttaatactgttttgcagagtgactgtaccagtttgcattcccaccagcagtgcaaaagagatcctctttctccgcatcctcgccaacatctgttgttgcctgagttgttcatgttagccattctgacaggtgtgaggtgctgtctcattgtggttttaatttgtatttccctgatgacgagtgatgttgagcatcttttcatgtctgttgaccatctggatgtctttttttgaaaagtgtctattcatgtattttgaccatttcttcactggattatttattttttggatattgagtttgataagttctttatagattttggatactaaccctttatctgaatgtcacttgcaaatatcttctcccattccgtcggttgccttttagttttgctgattgtttcctttgctgtgtagaagctttttatcttgatgaagtcccaataattcatttttgcttgtttcccttgtctccggagacgtgttgagtaagcaGTTGCtttggccaagatcaaagaggtttttgcctgctctctctaggattttgatggcttcctgtcttacattgaggtctttcatccatcttgagttatttttgtgtatggtgtaagaaagtggtccaggttcattcttctgcatgttgctgtccagttttcccagcaccacttgctgaagagactgtctttattccattggatattctttcatgttttgtcaaaggttagttggccatatatttgtgggcccatttctgagttctctattctgttctgatctatgtgtctgtttttgtgccaataccatactgtcttgataattatagctttgtaatatatcatgaagtccaggattgtgatgcctccagctttggtctttttttttttttttcaggattgctttgtctatttggggtcttttctggttccatacaaattttaggattgtttgttctagctctgtgaagaaggctgctgttattttgataggtattgcattgaatatgtagattgctttgggcagtatcaacattttaacaaaatttgttcttcaatccaggagcatggaatgtttttccatatttttgtgtcttcttcaatttctttaataaactttcttttcagtgtatagattatttcacctctttggttaggtttattcctgggtattttatgggttttggtgcaatttttttttcatatttttaactgaTGAAAGGTATACACAGCAGATCTTGTAAGTACTGTAGTAGCTCAAAAAAGATGGTCATGTTACTTCCTAATTCAGCCTATATGGTATTAATTCATCCTGTGGTTTTTCTGTGCAAGTAGCCTTTTCACATTCCATTGCCTAGTGTTTAATAACTAAATacagatatatgtttttaaagtttatttattttgagaaagagagaagtagcacatgggaggggcagagagagagagagagagagagagaaagagagaatcctaagcaggcttagaactgtcagtacagagcctaacgtggggcttaaactcaggaactgtgaggtcatgacctgagccgaaaccaagggttggatgcttaaccatctgagccactgaggcatcccataactaaaaatatttttaaaagaaccaaaagatTATTGTATTTGCCTTAAATTCTTTATTGCACCTAATCCTAATTTTAGGTTCAGTCATTGCCTCACCTAATCTCaattcacattgttttttttttaatttttaatttttttaaacatttatttattattgagaggcagagagagacagaacatgagcatgggagggaaagagagagggggagacacagaatctgaaacaggctccaggctctgagccgtcagcacagagcccgacgtgggtcgaactcacaaaccgcgagatcatgacctgacccgaagtcagacgctcaactgactgagccacccaggaacccctcattCCACATTGGTTTAATGTGCATATGATCTATGTCTGTTTATGTCCCCAGAGTTTAGCACAAAGTTTGGTATACTGGtgctcaatacatttttttactgaaagaagaaagaatggatggatgaatggatgaatgaatgaatgaatgagttaatgagTAAATGCAAAAGGCTAAAAACTAGTCTCTTTGATTCTAGTCTTGTCCTTTGTTATAATCAGAAATCTATGGTGGCCTCCCAATGGCCTACCTCCTTGTACAACTCCCTCCCCTTGAGTATGGCAGAAATCCGAAAATGATGGGATATCACTTCCATGATTCATTTATTGTCTTTAAGAAAGAGATTATCTTCAGTGACCTTGAAAAAATTAGGTGTAGGTGAGCCCTTATAAGAGAGGGAAATCTTTCTGAAGGCAGAGACTCAAGGCATGAAGGAGGTTTGACACAGAGAAGATTCTGCTGCTGACTTTGGAGATTCTGTTGCTGCCATGTTGTATAAGATGAATGCAAAGGCCATTGGCAAGAAACTGGGAGCATCCTCTAGGAGCTGAAAGTACCTTCAGGCTGGCAATCAGTGAAGAAAAGGAGACCACAGTCTTACACTTACAAGGAACTAAATTCTGCCAATAACCCGAATGAGCTTTCAATCAGATTCCTTCCCAGAGAAAGATGGGACTGAAGTAgtgtcccctccctaaggaaagaaatgaaacgaaacaaaacaaaacaaaaacctcaaggcaacttGGTTATACGTGtacatgacaacatccctcacaACCTTGTAATGTGAGACCgcttaatcagactacatgtttgtgtgttaccatatatggtagacaaagaagtaaaatgtataaaaaaaaactataccaCATGGTGTTTGGGGCTCAATTCTttgggtacgaacccaactgagtTGTGCCGGCacataaagttgcttcctggagaGAAAAGCCTCCGTGTCACGACTCTGCAGGAATCCTGCTACAGGAGACAGTTGGCCAATACCTGGAgtgagagaccctgagcagaaAATCCATTTGAACCTTGCTGGGTTTCCTGATCCACGGAAACTGTGCCATAATAAGTGTGAGTTGTTTTAAAGCCTCTAGGTGTATGATTATTTGTTACAAGTCCAGAAAAACTAActcttctttctctgacattCAGTTTTGATCATGCCATTACTCTGCCTTGGAGTCTTCATATTGTCTTCGTGATAAAATCCAGCTTAAATAAAGACTTTTACAATCCCAATCAGCCCCCTCTCCTCATTGCCTGCCAGTTTGATGCAGTTCAATCCATTCCAGCCACGAGAAATGTGTGGAGGCTCCTGATGACACTACACTTTCTCTTGCTTCACTTCTTTCTTGGACTTTGTAGGGGTCCCCTGTGGGCTGCCCCCAAATGTACCACAATGacatactgattattttgaattgaagCTACTTGCGAAATAGCCGGTGTAGGGACACTTACACCCTTAGACCTCTGACGccctgaaagcagaaaataaacctCTCGTATGAAAAAATATCCTCCCTGTACTAAGAAGTAaaaagacatccttatcaccagagataagGACTTTAAAgttaagaaagcagaagaaatagaccttggtatgtgtatgtgtgtttaccaATCTATAGCTACCTGGCCCAAATTCCccttagaattccttactaattaaAGTTCCcaaacatctgttttctttaGCCCATCGAGTTCTCACAAATTGATTGTCTTTTTGTCTAAATTGTATAAAAACTGcctgttttgtcatttctttgaGTCTCAATTTTATTATTGGGCTTCCAGGCACacataataaaactttgttttttccttctgtcaaTCTGTCTCCCTTCAGTTTAATTCCCAAACCAGCTGGAAAAACcttggaggaaaagaaggaagtttCTTCCTGACTATAACTTCATGTCTCAGTCTGAACTTTGCTTTGCTAGCTTTTACTAGTGCCCTAAGGCTAGGTGAGGCCACTGTCACTCCGGTCCCCAGGGGATCTTGTTTTTACTCCTCTTGCAGCATTTGGAACACTAATATACCTGTCTGTGTACCTGACCATCTCCCTGATTGCACAGCATACGATTTGAGGGCACTATTTTTATCTTACTCAGCATTATCCTTCTCCAGGGTCTAAGCccttgttgaatgactgaatgtgTAAATGGGAAAAGAAGCTGTGCACTGCCTTATAAATGAATTAGGGAAGAGCCAAATTTTTATCTGTGTGTTCCAGTGTAGAAAGATGGTTTTAAATACCAGCCAGTGCTGCCGCTCTGTTAGCTGAATTAACTTGCACACTTAAGTTTCATTTGCATACTTTGAGAAATAAAGATACTAAGAGTGTTTACCGTGTTTGGAGAAGACACTAGGAAATGCGAGCAGTTGCACAGTGCCAAGCACATAGTAAAATGTGCAGAAATGTTGGCTATTGGTTTTATGGCAGTTTTTATTAATTATCATTTCCTGAGTGCCTACATGTGGGCTACAGAGGGGACCAAAGATCTTTCTCATGGGTTTGGCAGaaatcttagtttctttttccttttctctgtctcttcctctctaacaaggaaaaagaaacataatgacGTTCTCATGCTGGCCACTGATTGCTGCTGAgtttcactttcctttctttcaaacaCAGATGCCACAGATCTCGGCAGAACCTTCTGTCTCCAAACTGTGGCTGCTGGATCCAGCTAAGACTACATTTAAGCTTCATCCAACTCTTAAAACCAGGTAAGTGATTTTTTTGCCATCTGATGCTTCTTCCTAGCTGTGTGTAAAGAAAAttgcctgttttcctttctttgaaaatgaatttcAGAGTGAAATGGCTGCTAATGGCTGCTAATGATcatacttttctctttcatttgttgtgttttttaatgaaaattttaaatacagggAATGCTAGAGAGTAAGTTCTATCAGATTCTTAAGATGATGTATCTAATTAGAGTAGTTTTTTCctcctgaaaaaacaaaagcattacaGATAATGTTGAAGTTACCTGTGAATCTCTCCTatactcctttctcttcccttccttgccAGAGGGAAATATTATCCAGACTGCGGTATAATTATTGTTGTGCTTGTTTTTGTGCTTTTGCCACATATACCTCTGTATCTGAACATGATCTCTAGTATTGCTTTGTGTTAACAGTTTATATGAATGCTATCATACTAAGTGTATTGTTCTCAACTTGCTTAGTCTTTTGAGCTTTATTAAGGTTGATACAAATAGGCCTAGTTCAGTCACTTCAGTGCtctaagtatttcattgtgtgaatATGCCAAAATTTATATATCCAGGCTTCTAATTTATCCTAAACAAAGCTGCCATGAATATGCTTGCTCCTCAAAATGATATATGTCCATCAAAACAATGTGAATATTACTGAATCTCCATATTTGGGTCAACTTGGTATTGCTGGCCCCTTGTTGGATGTAAACTGCTGTCtcattattgtttaatttacagcTCTCTTTCTAGAacagttgaacatttttttcatgtgtttatagtTGATTTGAGTTACCTCATCTGTGAATATCTTCATATACTTTGACTACTTTTCCATTAGAGACAGTTTTTCCATTAGATgtgaggtacacacacacacacacacacacacacacacacgcactgtggaatattactcagccataaaaagagatGAGATAagccatttgcaatagcatggatagatctagagggtattatggtacgtgaaataagtcagaaagaaaaaagtgccaTCTGATTTcccttatgtgtggaatctagaaaaacaaaacaaattaataaagagtatgggtttatttctgtattttgctttttctcttggttttctatCATGTTGTTTCATTTCCTGCTTTGTGTTTCTGATGAATGTGAGTCACTAAATCTAAAAACATTGTGGGGATAGTTTGAAGCTAGAAAAATGTTCGCTTCATCCAGACAAGATTTGTTTTTGCTCCTGCCTTCCAACTAGAGGCACAGGCAATCTTCATGTGTGTGAACCCACTCAGAGACTGAAATTACCAGGAGATGGAATTAAGTCTGTACATTTTTAGGCCacccttttttcttccctgtagCGCTTCAGAATCCTTGCCCACAGCTTGGGAGGAAGATTGCCAACGCACCCTCTTTCTTGCACTATATTCCCCTAGCTCTGTGAGTCTAACAAAAGTTTTGCCTGACTTCTCAGCATCTCAGGCACCTCTTCTAAAGTTCACAGATGCTCCTCAGGGAAACGTGCTCCCAAATGCCAAGCTTCCCTCTCCATCTTCACTTCTTTTCCAAATCTTAGCCAATGACATAGTTTCACTCCTTTGTTATCTCTTCAgtgctttcaaatatatatatttacagtttaACCTGTGTTCTAGTTTttgaaagaattgaaagaattGGCATGATGACTCATGGTCTGTCCTGCCACTGTGGGACCTCCATGTCTATTAACTCCTCTCATATTTCAATTTCTTGCTCGGTGAACTGTTTTATGTATAAATTCCCCTTTCCTATCTTCTAATTCATGGGCTGGCAAACCATGACCTGTGTACCACccacttgtttttgtaaaaaaaaaccttattggAACATAATCATgtccatttgtttacatatcatCTATGTTTTTGCATTACATTGGCAATGTTGAGTTAATTATGGCAGAGATTATATgttccacaaagcctaaaatatttacatctgtCATTAAGAAAAAGTTAGCTGACCTGTgttctaatttattaattttaattttactttattctttatttagttGCCCATTTGTCTACTGACTTAAAAAACTTAATGATATTTTAacgatattttttatttctaaattatctgggttttttttttcatatctaccTACTATTGTTCTATctctgttttttgtgtgtgtgtgtgtgtgtgtgttttttttttttttgttttgtttttttacattgtaATCCAACCAACATGTTTTAATTGGGTCGGAGAAAAAAATAACGCACTGGAACTAGAAGAAGCAGAAATCTGTACTTTAAGCCACTGTGGTATACTAACTAGTCTCTCAACCTATTATTGTTTTTCTATCAGATACAGAAAATCATGGCAGTGACAACGAGATTGACATGGAATGAGGAGAAAAGTCTGCAAAAGCTGCTTGGAAACGTCTCCTTGAGACTTCTTCATAAGTCTAGTGTCCATGGACATACAAGTTTTAGTTTGCTTGATAGGTGCCAGCTTCAGGGATCTACTATAACAATTCTTTACTTTTATGATAAGATTATTGGGGTCTTTATACCTGGGCATTATCCTGCACCAGGTATAGAGTTTAGAGAGCCAATCCcctccttctgtttttcatttcaaaggaaTAAAGCTACAGAAATGGCAATTGCAGTTCTAGAGGCAGAAGTGAAAATTGCTTCTGGGCAACTgacattttgttcctttgatcAAGAGATGTTCTGTATAGATTCAAGCAAAACCAAACTTTCTATACATCCTTCGTTAAGCTCTGAATTAGGAGTACATATCTCCTCTGACCTCacttatttggaaaatgaagtCTTTCGAGTTGAAGGtatgttaaatgagataatcctaCATTCTGGTTCTagtctttctttgtatttgttggTCATCACTGAGCTACAAGAACAAGGATAAATGAGAGGAACAGTCAGGTTTCATGCCATCAAATTACTGTTTCATAAACTTCAAAATGTAACCTGGGAAGCATAGAGGTTATGATGTATTACCCAGAAGGTGTAGGCAGCTTTGAACAGAGTCAGTTGAGGAGTGGAAGTGGAGAGATGGAGATGGAAAGTGAGTGATAGCGGGGGTTTGTTTTGATATATGACCCCTTTTGGGTCAGCTCTAGGACCTCTGGGTATACTTATGTGAGAGTTTGCAGAGTGAGTTAATTATCCTCCCTAGAAGGGgggtaattttcctttctctcttcactAGGTTACCAACACTAACTCCTAACTGGACAGCTCGGCCCTGGTTTATACAAGCAGACTCGCTGGCCCACTGAAAAGGTTGACTTGGCATATTTAGCAAGACAAGTTAAAAACCTTATTATGCTATGTTTATTTCCTACAGGAATTAAGGATGATACAACCTATATGCGCAAGGTAACAAGAGCCTCAAAGTAAGTTAGGTTTTTGGACTATTACTCACTTTATTTAGAACACTTCTATAAATGAcattggaaattaaataataaaataaaaaatataacttgggtgataaaaatgaattataatattatttaaataatatgtttgaGGCAACTTACAGCAACAGCAAAAATAGAATGACTACCAACTGTGAACCTTTAAAAATCTACCTGACAGcaatttgactttctttttcacttgagCTGGCTAGATCCAAAGTTTTCCAGACAGAAATTTCTAGATGACTATTTCAGATAATTCCTTTGAAGCCTTTCCTTGGGAAtaaagttttggggtaatttcagtaagttttaaaagcaaacctccggggcacctgggtggctcagtcggttaagcgtccgactttggctcaggttatgatctcgcagttcatgagttcaagcccggcgtcgggctctgtgctgacagctcagagcctggagcctgtttcagattctgtgtctccctctctctgaccctcccccattcatgctctgtctctctctgtctcaaaaataaataaacattaaaaaaattaaaaaaaaataaaagcaaacctcCTTTCCCCAATTTATAAATATCggtattgtatatattttatttctccttaatataatattattactGAAATAACACACATCTTCAGTGTTGCTGATATTTCTCCGACTTGTGTTGTCAAGGCTAATAGTTTAACAGTGATTTGGTTGCTGGTTAAAGTTTAGCTTTATTAAGATAcagataaatgcattttcttcaaGCACAAAATGTATAACCATAGACCATTTCACATCAGATGAGAGATGGGCATTAATACCCAAATAATACATAAGTAATTACAACATActtgtaaaaggaaggaaagaaggttcAGGAGAATTGTGCTCTTGTTCCTCTGGGGGTGTGGCTGTTTTAAGTTCTGCATGTTATTTCACAGGCAGAGGAATCGGCTTCTAGCAGAGCTCAGAGCCTTCAAGCCCAAAGTAGACTTGATTTCAGAAATTTGTATTCTCTTGCTGGGTCCAGTTGGATCTGGAAAGTCTAGTTTTATCAATTCAGTGAAGTCTGTTTTCCAAGGCCGTCTGACTCGCCAAGCCATAGTGGGGTCTGATGACACCAGCATTACTGAACAGGTGAGTTACTCAAGGATTTCctgagggttttgttttattgattacAGTTATtagatttgttcatttctttgccATTCTCTAGGAATGTTAATCTTCTCACCTACACGCAATTAAATGCTAAATCAAATGTAAAACAGGAGTAAAAGTTGAATCTGAATTGCCTCCATTGAGTTGTGTTTTACTGAgaggcttttcatttttatgcacGCAAGAAGCACTTATATTTAGAATGCTTAAA comes from the Acinonyx jubatus isolate Ajub_Pintada_27869175 chromosome C1, VMU_Ajub_asm_v1.0, whole genome shotgun sequence genome and includes:
- the IFI44L gene encoding interferon-induced protein 44-like isoform X1 is translated as MAVTTRLTWNEEKSLQKLLGNVSLRLLHKSSVHGHTSFSLLDRCQLQGSTITILYFYDKIIGVFIPGHYPAPGIEFREPIPSFCFSFQRNKATEMAIAVLEAEVKIASGQLTFCSFDQEMFCIDSSKTKLSIHPSLSSELGVHISSDLTYLENEVFRVEGIKDDTTYMRKVTRASKQRNRLLAELRAFKPKVDLISEICILLLGPVGSGKSSFINSVKSVFQGRLTRQAIVGSDDTSITEQYRIYSVKDGKDGKYLPFMLCDSMGLHEEEGVGLCVDDIPHILKGCVPDRYEFSPHKSITPDHPVFIASPSLKDKIHCVAYVLDINSISSITSKEVAKFKEVQKEVLNCGTALVVLLTKIDKCSEILQDNFLNMNNSMTSQNQIIKVSKMLDIPIYNIFMVENYASELELDPLKDTLILFVLRQMLRIVDDILEDLPLETGNLAPFPLLS
- the IFI44L gene encoding interferon-induced protein 44-like isoform X2; its protein translation is MAVTTRLTWNEEKSLQKLLGNVSLRLLHKSSVHGHTSFSLLDRCQLQGSTITILYFYDKIIGVFIPGHYPAPGIEFREPIPSFCFSFQRNKATEMAIAVLEAEVKIASGQLTFCSFDQEMFCIDSSKTKLSIHPSLSSELGVHISSDLTYLENEVFRVEGIKDDTTYMRKVTRASKQRNRLLAELRAFKPKVDLISEICILLLGPVGSGKSSFINSVKSVFQGRLTRQAIVGSDDTSITEQYRIYSVKDGKDGKYLPFMLCDSMGLHEEEGVGLCVDDIPHILKGCVPDRYEFSPHKSITPDHPVFIASPSLKDKIHCVAYVLDINSISSITSKEVAKFKEVQKEVLNCGTALVVLLTKIDKCSEILQDNFLNMNNSMTSQNQIIKVSKMLDIPIYNIFMVENYASELELDPLKDTLILFVLRQMLRIVDDILEDLPLETGRKAGRK